The segment AACCGCAGAGGACGCGGAGAACGCGGAGTCTTGGATATGCTTCGACTGTTTCTGTAGACCTCGAAGCGCGCGCCGACCACGCGATAGCATTCGTCCTTCTGAATCAGGTCAGCCATTTTAGCGTTGTTTGGCGCCTTTAGCGGTCACTCCAAAGTCAGCTGTTGCCGAGGCGTTCGCGGGCGTACTTCTTCTCGGCGATGTCGCGGCACCAGTCCTGGTTGTCCAGGTACCACTGCACCGTCTTGCGGATGCCGCTCTCGAAGGTCTCGGCCGGAACCCAGCCGCACTCCTTCTCGCTGCGCTCGCAGTTGATGGCGTAGCGGCGGTCGTGGCCGGGACGGTCCTTCACGTAGGTGATCAGGTCCTCGTACTTGGCGATGCCGGCCTTTTGGGCCGCCTCGTTGCCGGAGACCGGGGCCAGCTCGTCGAGCAGGGCGCAGATGCGCTTCACGATCTGGATGTTCTCCATCTCGCTGCGCCCGCCGATGCAGTAGGTCTCGCCGAGGGCTCCCTTTTCCAAGGCGGCCAGGATGCCGGTGCAATGGTCCTCCACGAAGAGCCAGTCGCGGATCTGCTTGCCGTCGCCGTAGATGGGCAGCGGCTTGGCCTCCAGGGCGTTGAGCGTGACCAGAGGGATCAGCTTCTCGGGGAACTGGAAGGGGCCGTAGTTGTTGGAGCAGTTGGTGGTCACCACCGGCATGCCGTAGGTGTGGTAGTAGGCGCGCACCAGGAAGTCGCTGGAGGCCTTCGACGCGGAGTATGGGCTGTTGGGCGCGTAGGGCGTGGTCTCGCAGAAGGCCGGGTCGCTGGGGCCGAGGGTGCCGAACACCTCGTCGGTGGAGACGTGCAGGAAGCGGAA is part of the Pelagicoccus enzymogenes genome and harbors:
- the rfbB gene encoding dTDP-glucose 4,6-dehydratase codes for the protein MNSILVTGGCGFIGSNFIRVLLRDDAKLLKERGFDRVVNVDSLTYAGNPANLSDFESSDAYVFSHSSILDQDTTASLIKEHGVSAVVHFAAESHVDRSIDTPEPFVETNVTGTLRMLEAARHHWAKLEGEAKEAFRFLHVSTDEVFGTLGPSDPAFCETTPYAPNSPYSASKASSDFLVRAYYHTYGMPVVTTNCSNNYGPFQFPEKLIPLVTLNALEAKPLPIYGDGKQIRDWLFVEDHCTGILAALEKGALGETYCIGGRSEMENIQIVKRICALLDELAPVSGNEAAQKAGIAKYEDLITYVKDRPGHDRRYAINCERSEKECGWVPAETFESGIRKTVQWYLDNQDWCRDIAEKKYARERLGNS